Part of the Leifsonia soli genome is shown below.
GCCCCGCGCTTCTTCGACCTCCCCGCCGAGCCGGTCATGTCCGTGATCGTCGGCCGGGATACCGTCCGCGTCGAGGACGCCCGGCGCCGGTTCGGCTGGCAGCGGGCCGAGACGGACTGGCGCGCGGTGATCGACGACCCGGACATCGACGTCGTCGACATCTGCACGCCGGGCGACAGCCACGCGGAGATCGCGATCGCGGCCCTCGACGCCGGCAAGCACGTCCTGTGCGAGAAGCCGCTCGCCAACACCGTCGCCGAGGCCGAGGCGATGACCGCCGCCGCGGAGCGCGCCGCCGCCCGCGGCATCCGTTCGATGGTCGGCTTCAGCTACCGCCGCGTCCCCGCCATCGGTTTCGCCCGCCGGCTCGTGCAGGAGGGGCGCCTCGGCGCGATCCGCCAGGTGCGGGCGCTGTATCTGCAGGACTGGCTCCGCGACGAGGACGGCCCGATGACGTGGCGGCTCGACAAGACGCTGGCCGGCTCCGGCTCGCTCGGCGACATCGGGGCGCACGCCGTCGACCTCGTCGAGCACCTGACCGGCTCGCAGCTCGGCGCCGTCTCCGGCACGCTGGCCACCTTCGTCGAGGAGCGCCCGCTGCTCGGTGAGGGCGTCGGTCTGTCGGGCACCGCATCCACCGAGCGCGGGACGGTCACCGTCGACGACGCCGCCTGGTTCACCGCCCGTCTCGCCGGCGGCGAGGCCGACGGCGCCATCGGCGCGTTCGAGGCGACGCGGTACGCGACCGGACGCAAGAACGCCCTGCGCATCGAGCTCAGCGGCTCCCGCGGCGCGATCGCGTTCGACCTCGAGGAGATGAACGAGCTCCAGTTCTACGACGCGACGGCCCCCGCCGGGGAGCAGGGGTTCACGCGGATCATCGTGACCGAGCCCGAGCATCCCTACATGGCCAACTGGTGGCCGACCGGACACGCCATCGGGTACGAGCACGCGTTCAGCCACGAGGTCGTCGACCTGGTCACGGCCATCGCGTCCGGAACCGACCCCGAGCCGTCGTTCGCCGACGGACTCCACATCCAGCGCGTCCTGGACGCCGTCGAGCGCAGCGCCGCCGACGGCAGCGCCTGGACCCCGATCCCCTGACCCACGCCGACAGCTCCTGAGTTCTTCGCCCGACACGCCGTGCTCGGGGCCGAAAAACTCAGGAGCAGGCGGCGACACCGGAAGGAAGCATGAGCAAGCAGGCACTGATCGTCCGCGGAGGATGGGATGGGCACATGCCCGTCGAGACCACGGAGCTGTTCCTCCCGTTCCTCCGCGAGAACGGCTTCGACACCCGGGTGGAGGAGGGCACGGCCGTCTACGCGGACGACGCCGTCATGGACACCGTCGACCTCGTCGTGCAGGTCAACACCATGAACACCATCGAGGACGCCGAGTTCCGCGGCCTCCAGCGCGCGATCCTCAACGGGACGGGGATGGCCGGCTGGCACGGCGGCATCGCCGACTCGTATCGCAACAACGCCGACTACCTGCACATGATCGGCGGGCAGTTCGCCCATCACGCGGGCAAGGACCCGGCCGAGCGGACCGGCGAGCAGTCGGACAACTACATCCCCTACAGGGTGCACATCACCGAGTACGGCCGCACGCACCCCATCACGCAGGGCATCGAGGACTTCGACCTCGTCACCGAGCAGTACTGGGTGCTCAGCGACGAGTACAACGACGTCCTCGCCACCACGACGCAGAGCGTGCGCCCGTGGGACGCGTGGAACCGCCCGGTCACCGCGCCGGCCATCTGGACCCGGCAGTGGGGCGCCGGCCGCATCTTCGTCTCGGCGCCCGGCCACCGGCTGGAGATCGTGGAGAGCCAGCCTGTCCGCACCATCATCGAGAGGGGGATGCTGTGGGCGTCCCGTTGAATGTCGGCGTCGTCGGGGTCGGCGTCATCAGCCGCCAGTACTTCGAGCACTTCCCCCAGCTGCCGAACCTGCGCCTGACCGCCGTCGCAGACCTCGATGTCGCACGCGCCTCCGCCGTCGCCGCGGAGCAGGGCGTGCTCGGGCTCTCGGTCGACGAGCTGCTCGCGCATCCCGAGGTGGATGCGGTGCTCAACCTGACCATCCCGCAGGCCCACGCGGAGATCGCCCTGCGCGCGCTCGCCGCGGGGAAGCACGTCTACGGCGAGAAGCCGCTCGCCCTCTCGACCGCCGAGGCGGCGCCGGTGCTCGAACGGGCGGCTGCGCTGGGCCTGCGGATCGGCAGCGCGCCGGACACCGTGCTGGGGACCGGCATCCAGACCGCGCTCGCCCTGCTCGACGACGGACGGATCGGCGATCCGGTCGCCGCGGCCGTCGCGTGGAGCGCGCCGGGACACGAGCTCTGGCATCCCGCTCCCGCGTTCTACTACCAGCCGGGCGGCGGTCCGCTGTTCGACATGGGACCGTACTACCTGACCAGCCTGGTCAGCTTCTTCGGCCCGGTCGTGCGGGTCTCCGGCGCCACCGGACGCTCGACGCGCGAGCGCACGGTCGCGACCGGCCCGCTCGCCGGTTCGACCATCCC
Proteins encoded:
- a CDS encoding Gfo/Idh/MocA family protein, with translation MTDDRPQLRVAMIGYGFMGAAHSQGWRTAPRFFDLPAEPVMSVIVGRDTVRVEDARRRFGWQRAETDWRAVIDDPDIDVVDICTPGDSHAEIAIAALDAGKHVLCEKPLANTVAEAEAMTAAAERAAARGIRSMVGFSYRRVPAIGFARRLVQEGRLGAIRQVRALYLQDWLRDEDGPMTWRLDKTLAGSGSLGDIGAHAVDLVEHLTGSQLGAVSGTLATFVEERPLLGEGVGLSGTASTERGTVTVDDAAWFTARLAGGEADGAIGAFEATRYATGRKNALRIELSGSRGAIAFDLEEMNELQFYDATAPAGEQGFTRIIVTEPEHPYMANWWPTGHAIGYEHAFSHEVVDLVTAIASGTDPEPSFADGLHIQRVLDAVERSAADGSAWTPIP
- a CDS encoding Gfo/Idh/MocA family protein — protein: MGVPLNVGVVGVGVISRQYFEHFPQLPNLRLTAVADLDVARASAVAAEQGVLGLSVDELLAHPEVDAVLNLTIPQAHAEIALRALAAGKHVYGEKPLALSTAEAAPVLERAAALGLRIGSAPDTVLGTGIQTALALLDDGRIGDPVAAAVAWSAPGHELWHPAPAFYYQPGGGPLFDMGPYYLTSLVSFFGPVVRVSGATGRSTRERTVATGPLAGSTIPVDVDTHVTAILEHASGVISTVTVSFEVWATRAPKFEVYGTAGTIAVPDPNMFSDPVAVATADDREFREVPVAAGYADAGRGYGLADMARAIETGRPHRASGELAFHVLEIMESVIRAGATHTVVELSSSVERPAPVPLGARPESW
- a CDS encoding ThuA domain-containing protein, producing MSKQALIVRGGWDGHMPVETTELFLPFLRENGFDTRVEEGTAVYADDAVMDTVDLVVQVNTMNTIEDAEFRGLQRAILNGTGMAGWHGGIADSYRNNADYLHMIGGQFAHHAGKDPAERTGEQSDNYIPYRVHITEYGRTHPITQGIEDFDLVTEQYWVLSDEYNDVLATTTQSVRPWDAWNRPVTAPAIWTRQWGAGRIFVSAPGHRLEIVESQPVRTIIERGMLWASR